The Sediminicola sp. YIK13 genomic sequence CCGATATCGTCATGCATTCCGCAACGAAATATTTGGGAGGACATAGCGATGTGGTTGTTGGTGCCTTGGTGGTAAAGGAAAAAGAACTTGCAGATCGGTTGTATTTCATTCAAAATGCCAGTGGGGCCGTCTGTGGCCCGATGGATAGTTTTTTGGTACTCCGTGGGATAAAGACGCTCCATATCAGGATGCAGCGGCACTGTGAAAATGGGAAGACCATTGCCAATTACCTGAAGAGCCATCCAAAAATTGAAAAGGTATACTGGCCAGGCTTTGAAGACCATCCCAATCACAGTATTGCTAAAAGTCAAATGAAAGATTTTGGAGGGATGATTTCTTTTGTGACCAAAGGGGCCAATTATAGAGATGCCATTGCCATTGTGGAAAAACTAAAGCTTTTCACGCTCGCAGAATCTTTGGGAGGGGTTGAAAGTTTGGCGGGACATCCGGCTAGTATGACCCATGCAAGTATTCCAAAAGAAGAACGGGAAAAAAGTGGTGTTGTAGACGCCTTGATTCGCTTAAGTGTTGGAATTGAAGATGAAAATGATCTTATAGCAGATTTGGAACAGGCAATCGGATAATTATTTATCAAATTTTTAAAAAAATAGGCTCTAAATTGTTGGAATAATATAATTTTGCCCGTATATTTTCAATTCATCAAGATTAACAATAATCAAGTTTTTTATGGAAGCAAAGATTAAAGCGTTTATGGAAGAGGTGATATCTCGAAATGGACACGAACCAGAATTCATTCAGGCAGTTCATGAAGTAGCTGAAACCGTAATACCATATATAGCAAAACACGATATCTACAATGGTAAGAACATCCTTTTGAGGATGGTAGAGCCAGAAAGATTGATATCCTTTAGGGTTTCTTGGGTTGATGACGATGGGGAGATCCATGTAAACAGGGGGTATAGGATTCAAATGAATTCGGCTATTGGACCTTATAAAGGTGGTTTGCGTTTTCACCCAACTGTAAATGCCAGTATTCTTAAATTCTTGGCTTTTGAGCAAGTGTTTAAAAATAGTTTGACCACATTGCCTATGGGTGGTGGTAAAGGAGGATCTGATTTTGATCCTAAAGGAAAGTCAGACGACGAAGTAATGCGTTTTTGCCATGCCTTTATGACTGAATTATGCAGACATATTGGTCCAAATACCGATGTTCCTGCAGGAGATATAGGAGTAGGCGCCAGGGAAATAGGTTTCTTGTTCGGTATGTACAAGAAGATAAGAAATGAGTTTACCGGAGTTTTAACTGGTAAAGGCCGTTCTTGGGGTGGTTCCTTAATACGTCCGGAAGCGACTGGTTATGGTACCGTGTATTTTGCTCAGAGCATGTTGCAAACAAGAGGTAAAGATTTTTCAGGTAAAAATGTGGTAATTTCTGGATCAGGAAATGTGGCTCAGTTTGCAGCGGAAAAAGCGATACAACTGGGCGCTAAAGTGTTGACTCTTTCAGATTCTCAAGGGTATATTTTTGATAAGGACGGTATTGACACTGAGAAGTTGGAATTTGTCATGGACTTGAAAAATAACAAAAGAGGTCGTATTTCTGAATATGTAGATACATACAAATCAGCTACCTTCCATAATGGTGCAACCCCTTGGGAAGTTGCCTGTGATATTGCGTTGCCTTGTGCAACACAAAATGAGTTGGGTGGCGATGACGCAAAAGAATTGATTAAAAACGGATGTATTTGTGTTGCAGAAGGTGCAAATATGCCTTCTACGCCCGAAGCGATTCATGAATTCCATACGGCTAAAATATTATTCGCACCAGGAAAGGCTTCCAATGCCGGTGGGGTTGCTACCTCTGGTTTGGAAATGTCACAAAACTCACTTCGTATTAGTTGGACTCGTGAAGAGGTTGATGGCCGTTTAAAAGATATTATGGAGGACATCCACGATTCTTGTATAGAATACGGTAAGGATGAGGATGGATATTGCAACTATGTAAGAGGAGCGAATATCGCTGGCTTTGTAAAAGTTGCTGATGCTATGCTTGCTCAAGGGGTAATCTAAGGATTCCCACAACAGATATTAAAGGCTTTCCATTCATTGGAGAGCCTTTTTGTTTTCGAGGTGCTTTTTAATGACTGAACCTACTATCTTTATAGCTCCTAACCACTATAGATGCAGATTACCACCAAGGCAATTGTTCTTTCAGGGCTCAAATACGGAGACACTAGTCTTATCGTAAAGGCGTTCACGGAGCAAAGTGGTCTAAAAACATATCTATTAAAAGGGGTATTGGCCTCCAAAAAAGGGAACATTAAATCGGCTTATTTTCAGCCCTTGATGCAATTGGAGCTGGTAGCCTACCACAAAAATAAAGGTACCATGGAGAGTATTAGGGAGGTTCGGGTATGCTACCATTACGAATCCCTGCATACGAACATTACAAAAAATGCGATGACCTTATTTTTAGCAGAAATGCTTTCCAATAGCATTTTTGAGGAAGAGGAAAACCAAGAGCTCTTCCAATTTATAGAGGCATCCCTGCAATGGTTGGATACCCACGATGAAATTTCCAATTTTCACTTGTATTTTTTACTCAGATTGACCAAGTATTTTGGTTTTTTTCCACAGCGGGATGAAGCGGATGCGCCCTATTTTGATTTGATGGCAGGAGAGTTTGTAAATACCACTACCTTGAACCCTATGTTATACGGTGAAAACTTAAATTATTTTAAAGCGTTTTTGGGCATAAAATTTGATGAGTTACATTCTGTAAAAATGAAAAAGGTGAACCGGCAAGAATTGCTAAAATCACTGATTTTATATTTTGAATTACATTTACAGGGATTTCGAAAACCAAAATCCTTGGCAGTTTTAAATGAAGTTTTCAGTTAATATGCGCAATATAATTTTCGTTGTCTGTTTCTTAGTTTTTCAGATGGTTCAGGCCCAGGAATTTGTCATTTTAGATGCCGAGAACAAAGAGCCCATTCCCAATGTGGCCATATATAATAATGACAAAAGCAAAACTGTAATTTCAGATCTGTTTGGTAAGGCCGATTTAGGTATTTTTTCCGCAAACGAGCGCATCATTTTTAAACACATCGGATATCAATTAAAAAAAACTTCCAAGACCATATTGTCGAAAAGGGAGAATAAGAGGGTGTACTTGACCATGAATGCGGAACAATTGGATGAAGTGGTCATGTCCATTTCCAAATGGGAACAGCAGCGAAAAGATATTCCTCAAAAGATAACATCCATAGATGCGAAGACTATTGCTTTTACATCCCCTCAAACTTCAGCTGACCTTCTGCAAAATAGCGGAAAGGTCTTTGTGCAGAAAAGCCAACTAGGTGGAGGGAGCCCAATGATAAGGGGATTTGCCACGAACCGACTTTTAATTACGGTAGACGGCATCCGTATGAACAATGCCATTTTTCGCGGGGGCAATATCCAAAATATTATTTCAATTGACCCGTTTACCATAAAAAACACGGAGGTGATTTTCGGGCCCGGCTCGGTGATTTATGGTAGCGATGCCATAGGAGGGGTCATGAACTTTTATACCCAGACTCCGCAATTGGCCATTGGGGATAGCCTTCGTATTAAGGGGAATATGGATTATAGGTACTCCTCAGCCAACAATGAAAATACATGGCATGCCGATCTCAATTACGGGAAAAGAAAATGGGGGCTGCTCACTAGTGTGTCCTATTCGGATTTTGGGGATTTAAAAATGGGGAAGAATGGCCCTGAATCATACTTGAGAAACAATTATGTAATACCCTCGGAGACCGGCGACCAATTTGTGGTAAATCCTAATCCTAGGAAACAGGTGCCTTCTGGTTACGACCAGATCAATGCGATGCAAAAAGTAACCTATAAGCCTAATAACTTTTGGGATCTGGACATGGGTTTGTTTTATTCGGAGACCTCAGATTATTCTAGATATGACAGATTGATAAGGCCCAACAGGGCTGGTGACGGTCTAAGGTCCGCAGAATGGTATTATGGACCCCAGAAATGGTTTATGGCCAATCTTCAGGCAGAACAAAAGGGTAAAGGGAAATTTTATGACGGATTAAAGATTACCAACGCTTACCAACATTTTCAAGAGAGTAGAAATGAAAGGGGCTTTCAGGATCCTATTTTGTATTCTACGGCCGAAAAAGTAGATGCTCTTTCCTCCAATATAGATTTTGAAAATAAGCGTATGGGCGATTTTCGCCTGTATTATGGGGGGGAATATGTTTTCAATAAAATTAATTCTGAAGGCAGTCAAAAGGATATCGAGACCAACGAGGTAACAGGTTCCGCCTCTAGGTATCCAGATGGGTCTACCTGGCAGACATTGGCGGGTTATTTCAACGTAGAGTATAAGTTGAAACCCAATATGACCATCCTAACAGGATTGCGATATAGTCATGTCTGGATCAATGCAGACTTTGATACCACATATTACAGTTTTCCTTTTCAAGAGGCCAAACTGAGTACAGGGGCCTTGACTGGAAGCCTTGGGCTTAGTTGGTTGCCCAAACCTGACCTGCAGGTCACCTGGAATGGGTCTACTGGATTTAGAGCCCCCAATATTGATGATATAGGAAAGATTTTTGATTCCGAACCGGGTGCTGTGATAGTTCCAAATCCAGATTTACAGCCGGAATATGCCTATAACATGGAGGTAGGGATCCAGAAAAATTTTAAGGACAAGCTCGTTCTTAAAGGTGCTGCGTTCTACACCTATCTTGTTGATGCTTTGGTAAGGCGCGATTATCAGTTCAATGGTCAGGATGAAATAGAATACAATGGCGAGACCAGTAGGGTGCAGGCAATACAGAATGCAGCCAAAGCCTATGTTTATGGCATTGAATTTGGGATGGAGGCTTTTTTTACGGAAAATCTTTCAATGCAATCCAACCTAACGATTACAGAGGGCATCGAAGAGGAGGAAGATGGTACGGATTCTCCAGGAAGACATGTGGCACCTACTTTTGGGGATGTTCATGTCATTTGGAAGAATCAAAGATTTAAGGCCGATCTGTTCCTCGCCTATAATGGTGAGATTTCCAATGATAATTTGGCGGCTTCGGAAATCGGCAAGGCCTTTATATATGAGTTGGATGCCAATGGCAACCCTTATTCCCCATCATGGTATACGCTAAATGTACGTTCCCAGTATGAATTAAGCAGTAGCCTTAAACTCACGGCCAGTTTGGAAAATATAACAAATCAAAGATACCGTCCGTATTCCTCTGGCATTACAGCGGCAGGAACCAATTTGATATTGGGCGTGGGGTACCATTTTTAATCGGAAAAACCCGGATTACTTAGGTTTCTCAATTAATTTAGGGGTCAATTGTTAATCCTTGATAGCTTTTTTATTTTTTTTTGACCTCTACTTCGGTTGTTCTATTAACTTCCTTGCCAGTTTTTTGAAGGAATCAATGTCATTTTCTTCCGCATTCTCAATTTTGTTACCAGCATTTTTTAGGGCCTCCTAAGTCTTATCTATTGCATCTTTAGTACTCTTCGGGAAACAATAATTGAACTGCGCACGAGCAATAATAGTGTACTTAAAAGAAGCCTTTTCATTTTATTGGAATTATGGTTTCAATAAAAATGAACAATAAAAGAAATTGAAATGCAAAAAAAATAAAAGTGCAATCTTCAGTAAATCAAAAGGTTGATTTCTGCCTTTAGTTTCTTAATAATACTTTAACATTTTTGCATTAGGGTAAAGTAGGGCTGGCTTGTTATATACCCAAACGAACAAATTTCAAATCTTATGAAGAATTATTTAAAAAATGCAGGAATTATTTTAATGTCTGTTTTCGCCTTTGTTTCATGTAATGATGACAATGA encodes the following:
- a CDS encoding cystathionine gamma-synthase; protein product: MSEKGLGFNSKTIHGGQHPDKAYGAVMPPIYQTSTYAQTTPGGHQGFEYSRSANPTRTALENSLASIENGNYGLAFGSGLAAIDAVIKLLSTGDEVVTTNDLYGGSYRLFKKIFEKFGITFHFIGMQNSENIADHINEKTKLIWVETPTNPMMNIIDIVAVSKLAKKHNILLAVDNTFATPYLQLPLDLGADIVMHSATKYLGGHSDVVVGALVVKEKELADRLYFIQNASGAVCGPMDSFLVLRGIKTLHIRMQRHCENGKTIANYLKSHPKIEKVYWPGFEDHPNHSIAKSQMKDFGGMISFVTKGANYRDAIAIVEKLKLFTLAESLGGVESLAGHPASMTHASIPKEEREKSGVVDALIRLSVGIEDENDLIADLEQAIG
- the gdhA gene encoding NADP-specific glutamate dehydrogenase; this translates as MEAKIKAFMEEVISRNGHEPEFIQAVHEVAETVIPYIAKHDIYNGKNILLRMVEPERLISFRVSWVDDDGEIHVNRGYRIQMNSAIGPYKGGLRFHPTVNASILKFLAFEQVFKNSLTTLPMGGGKGGSDFDPKGKSDDEVMRFCHAFMTELCRHIGPNTDVPAGDIGVGAREIGFLFGMYKKIRNEFTGVLTGKGRSWGGSLIRPEATGYGTVYFAQSMLQTRGKDFSGKNVVISGSGNVAQFAAEKAIQLGAKVLTLSDSQGYIFDKDGIDTEKLEFVMDLKNNKRGRISEYVDTYKSATFHNGATPWEVACDIALPCATQNELGGDDAKELIKNGCICVAEGANMPSTPEAIHEFHTAKILFAPGKASNAGGVATSGLEMSQNSLRISWTREEVDGRLKDIMEDIHDSCIEYGKDEDGYCNYVRGANIAGFVKVADAMLAQGVI
- the recO gene encoding DNA repair protein RecO yields the protein MQITTKAIVLSGLKYGDTSLIVKAFTEQSGLKTYLLKGVLASKKGNIKSAYFQPLMQLELVAYHKNKGTMESIREVRVCYHYESLHTNITKNAMTLFLAEMLSNSIFEEEENQELFQFIEASLQWLDTHDEISNFHLYFLLRLTKYFGFFPQRDEADAPYFDLMAGEFVNTTTLNPMLYGENLNYFKAFLGIKFDELHSVKMKKVNRQELLKSLILYFELHLQGFRKPKSLAVLNEVFS
- a CDS encoding TonB-dependent receptor plug domain-containing protein; the encoded protein is MKFSVNMRNIIFVVCFLVFQMVQAQEFVILDAENKEPIPNVAIYNNDKSKTVISDLFGKADLGIFSANERIIFKHIGYQLKKTSKTILSKRENKRVYLTMNAEQLDEVVMSISKWEQQRKDIPQKITSIDAKTIAFTSPQTSADLLQNSGKVFVQKSQLGGGSPMIRGFATNRLLITVDGIRMNNAIFRGGNIQNIISIDPFTIKNTEVIFGPGSVIYGSDAIGGVMNFYTQTPQLAIGDSLRIKGNMDYRYSSANNENTWHADLNYGKRKWGLLTSVSYSDFGDLKMGKNGPESYLRNNYVIPSETGDQFVVNPNPRKQVPSGYDQINAMQKVTYKPNNFWDLDMGLFYSETSDYSRYDRLIRPNRAGDGLRSAEWYYGPQKWFMANLQAEQKGKGKFYDGLKITNAYQHFQESRNERGFQDPILYSTAEKVDALSSNIDFENKRMGDFRLYYGGEYVFNKINSEGSQKDIETNEVTGSASRYPDGSTWQTLAGYFNVEYKLKPNMTILTGLRYSHVWINADFDTTYYSFPFQEAKLSTGALTGSLGLSWLPKPDLQVTWNGSTGFRAPNIDDIGKIFDSEPGAVIVPNPDLQPEYAYNMEVGIQKNFKDKLVLKGAAFYTYLVDALVRRDYQFNGQDEIEYNGETSRVQAIQNAAKAYVYGIEFGMEAFFTENLSMQSNLTITEGIEEEEDGTDSPGRHVAPTFGDVHVIWKNQRFKADLFLAYNGEISNDNLAASEIGKAFIYELDANGNPYSPSWYTLNVRSQYELSSSLKLTASLENITNQRYRPYSSGITAAGTNLILGVGYHF